A part of Synechococcus sp. KORDI-49 genomic DNA contains:
- the proC gene encoding pyrroline-5-carboxylate reductase → MTPDVGVIGLGRMARALVEPLLQRGELDPGGLMAVVGRAASIEPLSRELPSGVRLFSADAATAREVWTAPLQLLAIKPQQLDAVAAEAPAVVGQPLLISVLAGVSLARLHRLFPGHRCIRAVPNTPALVGAGLTALAWGDDINPESRTRVRHLFASVSEVLELPEPKLDAFLALTSSGPAFVAVVAEAMADGAVAAGLPRDQALHLTHRTLAGSAALLQERQLHPAQLKDMVSSPAGTTIAGLRRLEQAGVRSALIEAVLAAAERSRELA, encoded by the coding sequence TTGACTCCCGACGTGGGTGTGATCGGCCTGGGCCGTATGGCCCGGGCCCTTGTTGAACCCCTGCTCCAGCGTGGCGAGCTTGATCCTGGGGGACTGATGGCCGTGGTCGGACGAGCCGCTTCGATCGAGCCCCTCTCCCGTGAGCTGCCTTCCGGCGTGCGGCTGTTCTCTGCTGATGCAGCGACCGCCCGTGAGGTCTGGACAGCACCGCTCCAGCTGCTGGCGATCAAACCCCAGCAACTGGATGCGGTGGCGGCGGAAGCGCCCGCCGTCGTCGGGCAGCCTCTGCTCATTTCCGTGCTCGCCGGGGTCAGTCTGGCGCGATTGCATCGGCTGTTTCCCGGACATCGCTGCATCCGGGCTGTGCCGAACACACCGGCCCTTGTGGGGGCCGGATTGACGGCTCTGGCCTGGGGAGACGACATCAACCCTGAATCACGGACCCGGGTGCGTCATCTGTTCGCATCCGTCAGTGAAGTGCTGGAGCTGCCGGAGCCCAAGCTGGACGCTTTTCTGGCCCTCACCTCCTCCGGTCCCGCCTTTGTGGCGGTGGTGGCCGAGGCGATGGCGGATGGAGCGGTGGCGGCTGGACTTCCCAGAGATCAGGCTCTGCATCTGACCCATCGCACCCTGGCGGGCAGTGCCGCTCTGCTGCAGGAGCGACAGCTGCACCCGGCTCAGCTCAAGGACATGGTGAGTTCGCCCGCGGGCACAACAATCGCCGGTCTGCGTCGACTGGAGCAGGCTGGGGTCCGCTCCGCCCTGATCGAAGCCGTGCTGGCGGCGGCTGAGCGAAGTCGGGAACTCGCCTGA
- a CDS encoding cell division protein SepF — protein MSLISRLRAVVAGDDYLDGDLDDLVYEDEQQEQDQRATHADGGALATIADSNPFDLGDSLPGSNVIGMPGISTAAAEVNLMEPRSFDEMPRAIQALRERKTVILNLTMMEPDQAQRAVDFVAGGTFAIDGHQERVGESIFLFAPSCVTVTNTSHEETSAPTVVSRESDSKEEESSSAPSPAWGATAL, from the coding sequence GTGTCGCTGATTTCCCGCCTACGTGCCGTCGTCGCCGGAGACGACTATCTCGATGGCGATCTTGACGATCTCGTCTACGAAGACGAGCAGCAGGAGCAGGACCAGCGGGCCACCCATGCCGATGGGGGTGCGCTGGCGACCATTGCCGACAGCAACCCCTTCGATCTCGGCGACAGCCTGCCCGGATCCAATGTGATCGGCATGCCGGGCATCAGCACCGCCGCTGCGGAGGTGAATCTGATGGAGCCGCGCAGCTTCGATGAAATGCCCCGCGCCATCCAGGCCCTGCGCGAGCGCAAGACCGTCATCCTCAATCTCACGATGATGGAACCGGATCAGGCTCAGCGCGCGGTCGATTTCGTCGCGGGAGGCACCTTCGCCATCGACGGACATCAGGAGCGCGTCGGCGAGAGCATCTTCCTGTTCGCCCCCAGTTGCGTCACGGTCACCAACACCAGTCACGAGGAGACCTCCGCCCCCACGGTCGTCAGCCGCGAAAGCGACTCCAAGGAGGAGGAGAGCAGCTCAGCGCCCTCCCCCGCCTGGGGTGCGACCGCTCTCTGA
- a CDS encoding YggS family pyridoxal phosphate-dependent enzyme, giving the protein MTASAVDRWRELQEQLPGSARLLAVSKGHPAEAVRALAGLGQRAFGESRLQEALPKQEQLEDLALEWHFIGRLQSNKVRGVVRAFPVIHSVDSLALAERVSRIAGEEACHPQVLLQVKLRPDPSKGGFSAEGLLEAWSALAALPHLSITGLMTMAPLEAQEEDRSALFADCRALADRLELTDCSMGMSGDWPLAVRQGGTWLRIGSALFGPRPTSQDGAE; this is encoded by the coding sequence ATGACAGCCTCTGCGGTCGATCGCTGGCGGGAGCTGCAGGAGCAGCTGCCCGGATCGGCCCGGCTGCTGGCCGTGAGCAAGGGGCATCCCGCCGAGGCGGTGCGGGCTCTGGCCGGGCTGGGTCAGCGGGCTTTCGGGGAGAGCCGACTGCAGGAAGCGCTTCCGAAGCAGGAGCAGCTGGAGGACCTTGCGCTGGAGTGGCATTTCATCGGTCGCCTGCAGAGCAACAAGGTGCGGGGGGTGGTGCGCGCTTTTCCCGTGATCCATTCGGTCGATTCCCTGGCCCTGGCTGAACGGGTTTCCCGGATCGCAGGGGAGGAGGCCTGTCATCCGCAGGTGTTGCTGCAGGTGAAGCTGCGCCCGGATCCCAGCAAGGGTGGTTTCTCGGCGGAGGGCCTGCTGGAGGCCTGGTCGGCTCTCGCAGCGCTCCCGCATCTCTCAATTACCGGCCTGATGACCATGGCGCCGCTCGAGGCTCAGGAGGAGGACCGCAGTGCCTTGTTCGCGGACTGCCGCGCCCTGGCCGACAGGCTGGAGCTGACGGACTGTTCCATGGGCATGAGTGGTGACTGGCCCCTGGCGGTGCGGCAGGGCGGCACCTGGTTGCGCATTGGTTCGGCCCTGTTCGGTCCAAGGCCAACGTCACAGGATGGGGCTGAGTGA
- a CDS encoding PipX family protein — protein sequence MAAERYLNHPTFGMLYRVAPAGEGRDVYATLYAQRMFFLVTLQPRGAQFEVIPYQDARHHADVHLSRCRRDGSPDLEDWRQLFDQTFI from the coding sequence ATGGCAGCAGAGCGGTATCTCAATCACCCCACCTTCGGGATGCTCTACCGGGTGGCACCGGCCGGCGAAGGCCGAGACGTCTACGCGACCCTCTACGCGCAGCGGATGTTCTTTCTGGTGACGCTTCAGCCGCGCGGGGCTCAGTTCGAGGTGATCCCGTATCAGGACGCGCGCCATCATGCGGATGTGCACCTGAGCCGTTGCCGCCGCGATGGGTCGCCCGATCTGGAGGATTGGCGGCAGCTGTTTGATCAGACCTTCATCTGA
- a CDS encoding energy-coupling factor transporter transmembrane component T, with product MDWLRQIPMGQYVDGAEGWPRRLDPRLKLAWSLVFLLTPVLAGPLWRLALVLGLLLITLISGLPVRLWWRSLLLLTLLSIAVGLLSLLLPAVDPPSPLNLRDPQELPGLGTDWPSWDLLRLGPVQLGPLTLGPLVVDRASALLGLRTSTLIFTVIHSVNLVLLTTMPEDLVWALTWCLMPLERLGLPMQRLGFQLLLALRFLPLVQEELQNLLRALASRAVSFRLLGFKASFGLVLSVGERLLANILLRAEQGADALVARGGRILSPARLRLPVESPARLLNGAAAMSLLIVLFLRSRYGAF from the coding sequence ATGGACTGGCTGCGTCAGATCCCCATGGGGCAGTACGTCGACGGCGCCGAGGGCTGGCCGCGACGGCTCGATCCGCGCCTGAAGCTGGCCTGGTCCCTGGTGTTCCTGCTGACCCCTGTGCTGGCCGGCCCCCTGTGGCGCCTCGCCCTGGTGCTTGGACTGCTGCTGATCACCCTGATCAGCGGTCTGCCGGTTCGCCTCTGGTGGAGATCCTTGCTGCTGCTGACCCTGCTCTCCATCGCTGTGGGTCTGCTCTCCCTGCTGCTGCCGGCGGTGGACCCTCCGTCACCTCTGAATCTGCGCGATCCGCAGGAGCTGCCGGGTCTCGGCACGGACTGGCCGAGCTGGGATCTGCTGCGCCTCGGGCCTGTCCAGCTGGGTCCGCTGACCCTGGGGCCTCTGGTGGTGGATCGGGCTTCGGCGCTGCTGGGCCTGCGCACCTCGACGCTGATCTTCACCGTGATCCACAGCGTCAATCTGGTGCTGCTCACCACGATGCCGGAGGACCTGGTCTGGGCTCTGACCTGGTGCCTGATGCCATTGGAGCGGTTGGGATTGCCGATGCAGCGGCTGGGATTCCAGCTGCTGCTGGCGTTGCGGTTTCTTCCTCTGGTGCAGGAGGAGCTGCAGAACCTGCTGCGGGCCCTCGCTAGCCGGGCTGTGAGTTTCCGTCTCCTGGGATTCAAGGCTTCCTTCGGCCTGGTGCTCTCCGTCGGCGAACGACTGCTGGCCAACATCCTGTTGAGGGCGGAGCAGGGGGCGGATGCTCTAGTGGCCCGCGGCGGCAGGATCCTCAGTCCGGCGCGGCTGCGACTGCCGGTGGAATCGCCGGCGCGACTGCTCAACGGCGCGGCGGCCATGTCGCTGTTGATCGTGCTGTTTCTACGCAGCAGGTACGGTGCGTTCTGA
- the der gene encoding ribosome biogenesis GTPase Der yields MARPVVAIIGRPNVGKSTLVNRLCRSREAIVHDEPGVTRDRTYQDGFWGDRDFKVVDTGGLVFDDDSEFLPEIREQANLALEEASVALVIVDGQQGITAADESIAEFLRTHTCPTLLAVNKCESPEQGLAMAAEFWSLGLGEPYPISAIHGAGTGELLDQVLNFLPPKDEEGDQEEPIQLAIIGRPNVGKSSLLNAICGEQRAIVSPIRGTTRDTIDTSLERENRSWRLVDTAGIRRRRSVNYGPEYFGINRSFKAIERSDVCVLVIDALDGVTEQDQRLAGRIEEDGRACVVVVNKWDAVEKDSHTLPAMEKELRAKLYFLDWAPMLFTSALTGQRVDSIFALAALAVEQHRRRVSTSVVNEVLKEALSWRSPPTTRGGRQGRLYYGTQVSSRPPSFTLFVNDPKLFGETYRRYVERQIREGLGFDGTPVKLFWRGKQQRDAERDLARQHQRSS; encoded by the coding sequence GTGGCGCGTCCCGTCGTTGCGATCATCGGACGTCCCAACGTCGGCAAGTCCACGCTGGTCAATCGTCTGTGCCGCAGCCGTGAGGCGATCGTCCATGACGAACCCGGAGTGACGCGGGATCGCACCTATCAGGACGGGTTCTGGGGAGACCGGGACTTCAAGGTCGTGGACACCGGCGGTCTGGTGTTCGACGACGACAGTGAGTTTCTGCCCGAGATCCGGGAGCAGGCCAACCTGGCACTCGAGGAGGCCAGCGTCGCCCTCGTGATCGTCGACGGTCAGCAGGGCATCACCGCTGCCGACGAATCCATCGCCGAGTTTCTGCGCACGCACACCTGCCCCACCCTGTTGGCGGTGAACAAGTGCGAGTCCCCCGAGCAGGGGCTGGCGATGGCTGCGGAGTTCTGGAGCCTCGGCCTGGGGGAGCCGTATCCGATCTCCGCCATCCACGGCGCCGGGACCGGCGAACTGCTGGATCAGGTGCTCAACTTCCTGCCTCCGAAGGATGAGGAGGGTGATCAGGAGGAGCCGATCCAGCTGGCGATCATCGGGCGTCCCAATGTCGGTAAATCCAGTCTGCTCAATGCGATCTGCGGAGAGCAGCGCGCCATCGTGAGCCCGATCCGCGGCACCACCCGCGACACCATCGACACCAGCCTCGAACGGGAGAACCGCTCCTGGCGACTGGTGGACACCGCCGGCATCCGCCGCCGTCGCAGCGTCAATTACGGCCCGGAATACTTCGGCATCAACCGCAGCTTCAAGGCGATCGAGCGCAGTGATGTGTGCGTTCTGGTGATCGATGCCCTGGATGGGGTCACCGAGCAGGATCAACGGCTGGCAGGTCGGATCGAGGAGGACGGACGGGCCTGTGTGGTGGTCGTCAACAAGTGGGACGCCGTTGAAAAGGACAGTCACACCTTGCCGGCGATGGAGAAGGAGCTGCGCGCCAAGCTCTACTTCCTCGACTGGGCGCCGATGCTGTTCACATCAGCGCTCACCGGACAGCGGGTGGACAGCATTTTCGCCCTGGCGGCCCTGGCGGTCGAGCAGCACCGGCGCCGGGTCAGCACCTCCGTGGTGAACGAGGTGCTTAAGGAGGCGCTGAGCTGGCGAAGCCCTCCCACAACCCGTGGTGGACGCCAGGGGCGGCTCTACTACGGCACGCAGGTGTCGAGCCGTCCGCCGAGCTTCACCCTGTTCGTCAATGATCCGAAACTGTTCGGAGAGACCTACCGCCGTTACGTGGAGCGCCAGATCCGGGAAGGACTCGGCTTCGATGGAACACCGGTGAAGCTGTTCTGGCGTGGCAAGCAGCAGCGCGATGCGGAAAGGGATCTGGCACGCCAGCACCAACGATCCAGCTGA
- a CDS encoding L,D-transpeptidase — protein sequence MLDLVASLVVDLSDQKLTVYNSNHDVVRVIPVSTGKASTPTPIFDTKVFTKYRAVTLRGRTYTVPGVPYTMCVSANEAICMHAAPWQENAGKAFGVPRSNGCVRMPLAHARWLFENTPKGTPVSIQA from the coding sequence ATGCTCGATCTTGTGGCCAGCCTCGTCGTCGACCTCTCCGACCAGAAGCTCACCGTTTACAACAGCAATCACGATGTGGTGCGGGTGATTCCCGTGAGCACCGGCAAGGCCTCGACACCGACGCCGATCTTCGACACCAAGGTGTTCACGAAGTACCGCGCGGTCACCCTGCGAGGCCGCACCTACACGGTGCCTGGGGTTCCGTACACCATGTGCGTCTCTGCCAACGAAGCCATCTGCATGCATGCAGCCCCGTGGCAGGAGAACGCCGGCAAGGCCTTCGGTGTGCCGCGCAGTAACGGCTGTGTGCGCATGCCCCTGGCCCACGCCCGCTGGCTGTTCGAGAACACCCCCAAAGGCACCCCCGTCTCGATTCAGGCCTGA
- a CDS encoding DUF1823 family protein, with product MLPIDVSAFWPLSRPLLHQMLEDRCSDRFVCERIWERLGYDSGEAGWRAGVRTPPDWAEAFPLGPEVIALRPASVRLTRSIAKPHKQLLKQQLAFSGYRIGELYPRRTRRATAVNWLLAWLADRGEPLAEQGPMAPELSPPENPVQGHPGDLPVS from the coding sequence ATGCTGCCGATCGATGTGTCCGCGTTCTGGCCCCTGAGCCGTCCTCTGCTGCATCAGATGCTCGAGGACCGCTGCAGTGACCGCTTCGTCTGTGAGCGGATCTGGGAGCGACTCGGTTACGACTCCGGCGAGGCCGGCTGGCGGGCCGGCGTGCGGACACCGCCGGACTGGGCAGAGGCCTTCCCGCTCGGCCCGGAGGTGATTGCCCTGCGCCCCGCCTCGGTGCGCCTGACCCGCTCGATCGCCAAGCCCCACAAGCAGCTGCTCAAGCAGCAGCTGGCCTTCAGTGGCTACCGGATCGGAGAGCTCTACCCCCGGCGAACCAGGCGGGCCACCGCCGTGAACTGGCTGCTCGCCTGGCTGGCGGACCGGGGGGAGCCCCTTGCGGAGCAGGGGCCGATGGCGCCGGAGTTGTCGCCCCCGGAGAATCCGGTGCAGGGGCATCCCGGGGACCTGCCTGTGAGCTGA
- the dusB gene encoding tRNA dihydrouridine synthase DusB, protein MVASSPLQLPGRGTPRELTCRVLQSPLAGVSDRIFRGLVRRWAPEALLFTEMVNATSLELGHGRGKVEELSEENGPIGVQLFDHRPEAMADAARRAEDAGAFLIDINMGCPVRKIARKGGGSGLIRDPDLAARIIDAVVRAVRLPVTVKTRLGWCGSDADPVTWCRQLQDAGAQLLTLHGRTREQGFKGKADWQAIGEVRQALTIPVIANGDINTPEEALRCLALTGAEGVMVGRGTMGAPWLVGQIDAALAGRPVPATPEPLERLELAREQLIALVEARGDHGLLIARKHMGWTCTGFAGAPRLRHALMRAPTPADALALLDAQRLSLG, encoded by the coding sequence ATGGTGGCGTCCTCCCCGCTTCAGCTTCCCGGTCGTGGCACGCCGCGCGAGCTGACCTGCCGCGTGCTGCAGTCCCCCCTGGCGGGAGTGAGCGATCGCATCTTCCGAGGCCTGGTGCGGCGCTGGGCACCGGAGGCGCTGCTGTTCACGGAGATGGTCAATGCCACCAGCCTGGAACTGGGCCATGGCCGCGGCAAGGTCGAGGAGCTGTCGGAGGAGAACGGCCCGATCGGAGTGCAGCTGTTCGATCACCGTCCTGAGGCGATGGCCGATGCCGCCCGCCGCGCCGAGGACGCGGGCGCCTTTCTGATCGACATCAACATGGGATGTCCGGTCCGCAAAATCGCCCGAAAAGGAGGAGGTTCCGGACTGATCCGGGACCCGGATCTGGCGGCGCGGATCATCGATGCGGTGGTCCGGGCCGTTCGCCTGCCCGTCACCGTCAAGACACGACTGGGCTGGTGCGGCAGCGACGCCGATCCCGTCACCTGGTGCCGCCAGCTCCAGGACGCCGGCGCTCAGTTGCTCACCCTGCATGGACGCACCCGCGAGCAGGGCTTCAAGGGGAAGGCGGACTGGCAGGCCATCGGCGAGGTCAGGCAGGCACTGACCATCCCAGTGATCGCCAACGGGGACATCAACACCCCAGAAGAGGCCTTGCGCTGCCTGGCGCTGACCGGCGCCGAAGGGGTGATGGTGGGACGCGGCACGATGGGAGCCCCGTGGCTGGTCGGTCAGATCGATGCCGCCCTGGCGGGGCGGCCGGTGCCGGCGACGCCGGAGCCGCTCGAGCGGCTGGAACTGGCCAGGGAACAGCTGATCGCCCTCGTGGAGGCTCGCGGTGACCATGGCCTGCTGATTGCCAGGAAGCACATGGGCTGGACCTGCACCGGCTTCGCCGGCGCTCCCCGGCTGCGCCATGCGCTGATGCGCGCACCCACCCCTGCAGACGCCCTAGCTTTGCTCGACGCCCAACGTCTGAGCCTGGGGTGA
- a CDS encoding glycosyltransferase, whose product MSLLLLLWPLWLTRRPEADSPLWARRSLILLISLLTLRYLHWRCTDSLNLDSGLSTALSLLMLVAEGWLLVTGLLPLWLAWRAFPDRRTQVADLTRRWKADRWQPKVAILVPSYGEPLNVLERTLQGCLAQSYPHCTVWLLDDSGRDDVRQLARKLGCRYRHRPQRSNAKAGNLNDGLRRIEAELVAVFDADFIPQTVFLERCIGFLQDPEVALVQTPQSFLNADPVMRNLGMEPWLLPDEESFYRWIEPVRDGWGAVVCAGTSFVVRRAALDQVGGFVEQALSEDFVTGIALRQQGWRLVYLQEKLSAGLAAETMADFVRQRQRWAAGTLQSLRLSSGPIRTGGLSLGQRLAYLEGVIHWINNLPRLVLMLMPLSYGLLNILPIHLTGRAILELVLPMWATVLLSIGWLNRGSRAALLSELTGWVLTVPLTSTLISTALGRRLGFRVTPKHQSRGQGGWSWVLALPLLVLTALNAANLAGLLQQLGNGEAWGDDGRFAGLAWAVLNLLGTLTALRACWDPPMRDPAPWLAVDMEGEVLDAGGHRHPCRIKAISETGAELHFRNHVPTLVSSSALRWSTAVPPLPIEISAERPLARAVAWGKTTARQQHALMQWLYGRSGCWRDRLAPQEWRALLALLKRVLFGTPAPAAFRRSLVPLAAQGSTSGQL is encoded by the coding sequence GTGAGCCTGCTGCTGCTGCTCTGGCCCCTCTGGCTGACCCGTCGTCCGGAAGCGGACTCTCCGCTCTGGGCCCGCCGCAGCCTGATTCTGCTGATCAGCCTGCTGACGCTGCGCTACCTGCACTGGCGCTGCACGGACAGCCTCAACCTCGACTCGGGGCTCTCCACCGCCCTGAGTCTGCTGATGCTGGTGGCCGAGGGCTGGTTGCTGGTCACCGGGCTCCTGCCCCTTTGGCTGGCCTGGAGAGCCTTCCCGGATCGACGAACCCAGGTGGCGGATCTGACACGTCGCTGGAAAGCCGACCGCTGGCAACCGAAGGTCGCAATTCTCGTTCCCAGTTACGGCGAACCCCTCAACGTTCTCGAACGCACCCTGCAGGGCTGCCTGGCCCAGTCGTATCCCCATTGCACCGTCTGGCTACTGGATGACAGCGGCCGTGACGACGTGCGGCAACTGGCACGGAAGCTGGGATGCCGCTACCGCCACCGGCCGCAGCGCTCCAATGCCAAAGCGGGCAACCTCAACGACGGACTGCGCCGCATCGAGGCCGAACTGGTGGCGGTCTTCGACGCCGATTTCATTCCACAGACGGTCTTTCTGGAGCGCTGCATCGGATTTCTGCAGGACCCGGAGGTGGCCCTGGTCCAGACACCCCAGAGCTTCCTCAACGCCGATCCGGTGATGCGCAATCTGGGCATGGAACCCTGGCTGCTGCCGGATGAGGAGAGCTTCTACCGCTGGATCGAACCGGTGCGGGACGGCTGGGGGGCTGTGGTCTGCGCCGGCACATCCTTCGTGGTGCGTCGCGCAGCCCTCGATCAGGTGGGAGGCTTCGTGGAACAGGCCCTCTCGGAGGATTTCGTCACCGGCATCGCCCTGCGTCAACAGGGGTGGCGACTGGTTTACCTGCAGGAGAAGCTGAGCGCCGGCCTGGCGGCGGAGACCATGGCCGACTTCGTACGTCAGCGCCAGCGGTGGGCCGCCGGCACCCTGCAGAGCCTCCGCCTGTCGAGCGGACCGATCCGGACCGGCGGCCTCAGCCTGGGCCAGCGCCTCGCCTACCTCGAAGGTGTGATCCATTGGATCAACAACCTGCCCAGGCTGGTGTTGATGCTGATGCCGCTCAGCTACGGCCTGCTCAACATCCTGCCGATCCATCTCACCGGCAGGGCCATCCTCGAGCTGGTGCTGCCGATGTGGGCCACGGTGCTTCTCAGCATCGGCTGGCTCAACAGAGGGAGCCGAGCCGCCCTGCTGAGCGAGCTCACCGGCTGGGTGCTCACCGTTCCCCTGACCTCCACCCTGATCAGCACTGCTCTCGGGCGCCGCCTCGGATTCCGCGTCACCCCCAAGCACCAGAGCCGCGGCCAGGGGGGCTGGAGCTGGGTCCTGGCCCTGCCTCTGCTGGTGCTCACGGCCCTCAACGCCGCCAACCTGGCAGGGCTGCTGCAGCAACTCGGCAACGGCGAGGCCTGGGGGGATGACGGACGTTTCGCCGGCCTGGCCTGGGCTGTTCTGAATCTGCTGGGCACACTCACGGCTCTGCGGGCCTGCTGGGATCCACCGATGCGGGACCCAGCCCCCTGGCTGGCGGTGGACATGGAGGGCGAGGTGCTCGATGCCGGCGGACACCGGCATCCGTGCCGGATCAAGGCCATCAGCGAAACCGGCGCCGAACTCCACTTCCGAAACCACGTTCCAACCCTGGTGAGCAGCAGCGCACTCCGCTGGAGCACGGCCGTGCCGCCGCTGCCGATCGAGATCTCAGCGGAACGCCCCCTGGCCCGGGCGGTCGCCTGGGGCAAGACCACAGCGCGGCAGCAGCATGCCCTGATGCAATGGCTGTACGGCCGCTCCGGCTGCTGGCGTGATCGGCTGGCACCTCAGGAATGGCGAGCGCTGCTGGCCCTGCTCAAACGGGTTCTGTTCGGCACGCCGGCACCCGCAGCCTTCCGCCGCAGCCTGGTTCCGCTCGCCGCTCAGGGAAGCACCTCCGGCCAACTCTGA
- the cobI gene encoding precorrin-2 C(20)-methyltransferase — MGVGPGDPDLLTLAAVGAIEAADLIACPVARSGAESMAAAIAARWIRPHQRIVPLLFPMVDAAEPRRLAWHQAADTLAAEVATGQRVVLLCEGDASLFATGSYVLLALQQRHPDCPCRVIPGITAVSAAAAAANWPLALQQDQLLMRPCPEREDQLSEALDHAAGQARVLALLKLGRRWLWVRQVLERRQLLESSLFAERVGWPDQTLRPAQDVPGGVRPYFSLLLIRQSWPEVLP, encoded by the coding sequence GTGGGGGTTGGCCCCGGGGATCCCGACCTGCTCACCCTCGCTGCCGTGGGGGCGATTGAAGCGGCTGACCTGATCGCCTGCCCGGTGGCTCGCAGCGGAGCGGAGAGCATGGCGGCTGCGATCGCCGCACGATGGATCCGGCCGCATCAGCGGATCGTTCCCCTGCTGTTCCCGATGGTGGATGCGGCGGAGCCGCGGCGTCTTGCCTGGCACCAAGCCGCGGACACCCTCGCGGCGGAGGTGGCCACCGGTCAGCGCGTCGTGCTGCTCTGTGAGGGGGATGCCTCCTTGTTCGCCACGGGCAGCTATGTGCTGCTGGCTCTGCAGCAACGGCATCCAGATTGCCCATGCCGTGTGATCCCCGGCATCACGGCCGTCTCTGCAGCGGCGGCGGCGGCGAACTGGCCCCTGGCGCTTCAGCAGGATCAGCTCCTGATGAGGCCATGCCCGGAGCGGGAGGATCAGCTGTCGGAGGCTCTGGACCATGCGGCTGGGCAGGCCAGGGTGCTGGCTCTGCTCAAACTGGGTCGACGCTGGCTCTGGGTGCGGCAGGTGCTGGAGCGCCGGCAGCTGCTGGAGTCGTCTCTGTTCGCCGAACGGGTCGGCTGGCCGGATCAGACCCTGCGGCCAGCCCAGGATGTACCGGGCGGTGTACGCCCCTATTTCTCCCTGCTGCTGATCCGTCAGAGTTGGCCGGAGGTGCTTCCCTGA
- a CDS encoding acireductone dioxygenase gives MSRLSIFPERSDAARPLSPLPLLVSNDPAIIRSELDRRGIRFDQWPKPLHLSPGAGDAEILAAYGTAITRLQRESGCRIVDTMRITPEHPEREERRKQFLAEHCHHNDEVRFFVEGQGLFCFHIDQEVLLTLCEHGDLISIPAGTRHWFDMGPRPAFCVLRFFRDNEGWVPHYTGDPIAARFPGLD, from the coding sequence ATGAGTCGTCTCAGCATCTTTCCAGAGCGCTCCGATGCAGCCCGGCCCCTTTCACCGCTTCCGCTGCTGGTCAGCAACGACCCGGCGATCATCCGATCGGAACTGGACCGACGCGGCATCCGCTTCGACCAGTGGCCGAAACCTTTGCATCTGTCGCCGGGAGCTGGCGACGCGGAGATCCTGGCGGCTTACGGCACTGCCATCACCCGTCTGCAGCGGGAAAGCGGCTGCCGCATCGTCGACACGATGCGGATCACACCGGAGCATCCCGAGCGGGAGGAGCGACGGAAGCAGTTTCTGGCGGAACACTGCCACCACAACGATGAGGTGCGCTTCTTCGTGGAGGGGCAGGGGCTGTTCTGCTTCCACATCGACCAGGAGGTGCTGCTCACGCTCTGCGAGCACGGCGATCTGATCAGCATCCCCGCCGGCACTCGTCACTGGTTCGACATGGGGCCCCGGCCCGCCTTCTGCGTGCTGCGCTTCTTCCGCGACAACGAGGGCTGGGTTCCCCACTACACCGGTGACCCCATCGCTGCACGCTTTCCCGGGCTTGACTGA
- a CDS encoding L,D-transpeptidase: MTPARLLASCLLCSATAVPVCATELAALPSTDSLLVLERTSRQLSRTKDPIWDLRLIAAGEQIQRFDAVTGRAHRQTADRHRTGTRAPLPVGRYSLGPIEPLGPGDPAELGPIWIGIEPLFPTGRGHLGIHLDPSANRNANSGTLGCVGLVHRADMLQLAELIRHHQVTALVVNE; encoded by the coding sequence ATGACGCCGGCCCGTCTGCTTGCCAGCTGCCTGCTCTGCAGCGCCACCGCTGTGCCGGTCTGCGCCACGGAACTGGCTGCCCTGCCTTCCACGGACTCCCTGCTGGTTCTTGAACGGACATCGCGACAGCTCTCGCGCACGAAGGATCCGATCTGGGATCTGCGGCTGATCGCCGCAGGCGAACAGATCCAGCGCTTCGACGCCGTCACCGGCCGTGCCCATCGGCAGACCGCTGACCGCCACCGCACCGGAACCAGGGCCCCGCTGCCCGTCGGCCGTTACAGCCTTGGGCCGATCGAACCGCTTGGCCCCGGCGACCCCGCAGAACTGGGGCCGATCTGGATCGGCATCGAACCGCTCTTTCCAACAGGACGTGGCCACCTCGGCATCCACCTCGATCCCAGTGCCAATCGCAACGCCAACAGCGGCACCCTCGGCTGCGTCGGACTGGTGCATCGAGCCGACATGCTGCAGCTGGCGGAGCTGATCCGGCACCATCAGGTGACCGCCCTTGTGGTGAACGAGTGA